The genomic window GTGTGCTCCAAATGGTTATTATTTCATTCCAGTTTATGATAAGGTATCAGACAAAGGTTCATtagctttcttatttttctggttGCCTGGACGTTTTGTAAGTTTTTTGCTGGAAGTGTTATAGTAAATTAAACTGCAGTGCTGTTCCACTCCTAACAGATGTTTCTATCGGTTTTGTTCACTGTTTCTGTAAATGTCTCTTCTTCATTTAATGATTCCAAGAGTTTCCTGAATCAAGCTGCTGAATTTTgtcacaacatatttttctgtcATGTAAAACTCAAGCCTCTGCAGTTTAGTCTCCATCATTCAGTctggataagaaaaggaatacccagTTCTCCCATTCCTTGGTCATATAttgcatctggtcgtgaggacacctccatgtaatatcagaatgatagtcaaggtcctcccacttcgattttaatgctgcataaaagtctgcaaccgagagagcaccttgtcgcagggcatacacatccttcataagttgatacacacgaactttccttttcttttgaccatacatctgctccaaaataatccacatatcccttgcagtcttcttgccaagaatgaggggttggatatccggggacactgaattaacaatccaggtttttacctggttgtcttcaagaaaccatgtatcccaagccagactatctgcagTAGGTTcgacctttctcccattcacataggcaatgcgtcctcgcccaaCAATCCCCATAGTAATTGCAGCAGACTATCgtgaatagttctccttggtaagttgaatggtggtaacttgaaccggtacatgatcagtccgcgcagaTACAACATCAGGTAGATTGGTATTGACTGAGGAggaagacgagtcagccatgatcaccagCTAGAAGCGGCTGCCCAACAACACACACGACAGCAGCAACCCAGAGGACAGCACTGGGTAGAGACGACGCAGGCGGGGAGAGTCAGCGGGAGCGGCGGGACGCGACAATGGCAGAGGCGCAGCACAGCACGGCAGCAGCGTCGGGTGGTGCGACGCAGCCAGGGATCAacggcggaagcagagggcaGCGCtcggcggaagcagagggcgCAGCGCTTGGCAGCGCGCGCCAAGGACAAGCGACGTCGTGCAGAGGCGTCGGACGTCAGCGTCGGTTGTCGGACGTCAGCGTCAGACAAAAAATGCACTGGAATCGTTGTTTGGAACCTTATGTGGTGGTCTACAACTCAGTAAGTATTAGTGATGTTTATTGTCTGGATAGGCCGTAAACTCATAATCCAAGAATGAGGTAGGTGCAACACCAGCAAACCTGATGAGTACTTAAGGCCTAAGGGCATCACTATTTACATGGTGTTGGGTCCTGGGTTAGTTTTGGCATTTGTAGTGCCTTTTTAAGCTGGCATCTGCCTGGATTTACTCGACAGTGGCTGAAAGACCAACCCAATTCATGTTAGGTTCGAGCAGCTGAGTGGATAGGCATTTAAcctattgttttcatttttcatttctaggTGTTAAATGCTTGTGCCACTCATAAGCGGTGGAAAGGAGCAGTGTGGGTGCTTGAAAAGCTCAAGCATAATGGCCTAAAACCTTCTTCAGCAACTTATGGCCTTGCAATGGAGGTAATATTCTCATAGCTTGTTTTTGAACAGTAAGTTTGTATGGTTGGACCATTGGaccttcttttgaattttgaaaacgaAGGAAGCACAAGGTGGTTGGGGATGGAATGATAATGAAGCAACTCAGAATTCGAGAGGAAAAGGTTCAGACCTTGATAATCATTAAGAGAAGGGACAGTGATTACTGgagttttgccttttttttttttgttatatttgtaTTAATTGGCCATAGATGGTCTTGCATGTAGTTTAATGGTTATTGAACTATCCCAATGGATAAGGATGCCTAATAGCTAGCAAATTCTAGCTAAAGCtatttatgaaaaaggaaaatgttgcaaTCAAATGGGCTAATAAACTTATTTATGAGCAAAATGTTCTTGCTTCTGTGTATATGCATTGTGTATTTTTTTGGCTGCTTTTGCTCGTGCTGTTGTAAAACTGATTGTGTTTGTAAATGGAAGATAGAACTGACACGTGAGAATATCTTTCATAAAATAGTGTACCAACAAGTTTCATGATATTGAGAGATTTCGTGTTAAAATGAGGAGGATATGATAAGAATTCATTATGGTGAGGATGTTGCCAAAGCTTCATGAAGTTGAGCATGATGGCATTTTGACCATATTGATGCTTTGTGGAAATTTCTTGAACATGGGATGTTGCAAATTGCAATACAGCTAGAAAACATGCGTATATCACTTTGCTGGTTTCGTGAAGATGAGAGCAATATGGTTGTGATGCATATGTACTTCATGAGATGTATTTTTGCTTCGTGCTTCTTATTAATGATTTTCTTCTGCCCTGAGATTCACTTTACatgatatttataaaattcCTCCTTTGGAAGGTGATGTTAAAAGCAGGAAAATATGTGCTTGTTCACAagtcttttggaaaaatgagaaaaagaggacTTGCTCCAAATTCTCACACATATAAAGGTGACATCATCTTTACTTTTTGGAAATGCATTTCATAAATATTACTCAAGGCTAAAGTATGTGTTCTTCCTTTAACTTCTCAGTTCTTGTGACTGCCTATTGGAGGGAAGGTAAGATAGACGATGCTGTTGAagcagttttggatatggaacgGAGGGGAGTAGTTGGGTCAGCTAGTGTGTATTATGAACTGGCTTGCTGCAATTTGCAATAAAGGAAGGTGGTGAGATGCTATGGTTCAGgtttgttatttttagttttaCCAATTTTGTCAGCAGGTATATTTTTCAATGATTTTCCTGTCTTCATGTCTTTCGTGATTTATGACATATTTTTCTGATCCTTTGGCGACTTAGGTGGTTTATTTTGTAATTCCAGGCTGCTGACGTATGAGTTAGTAATCTTCCTAGTCGATTTCATAattgttaacatatcatgtatagggaaccgggtctggatccaaacccggtcccatgggcatgGGTACCGAGGGTGGCTCGATACCCTAGGCGggtttccctcttatttaatcctacttatggtgtaattgttgattaagtggaataacattttctctttcctagggttgcggttgtgcccctaggttagagcttctccgtggtttttcacctctttttgaggtttttcacgtatattgtgtgttccttctctttctctccatcttggtgtgtgtttatacatggtatcagagccaacgcgtgagagatcgttggtgtgatagtcgtgtttTCGCCGTTttttctgccgctgctgcgccgccATCCAGCGCCGTCGCTCTCTGCAGCGCCACCACCGTCCAGCGCTGTTGTTCTCTGCTGCGCTGCCGCCCTCCAGCGTCGTCGCAGTCCAGCGTCGTcgcccacttcagcgccgccgttgcccaccgccgtcgctctcATCAGCACCGCCGCCGTCCAGTGCCGCCGTcgtccagcgccgccgtcgtctagcgccgctgcctcttgtttgtcgtctctggtgctgggtattctttctccttggtgattgtgatggccgaggagatgtccctcaagatcgatgatgccctagactcgggcagcaatatcaagagcgagatcttgcctgttcaagtcacctccatccggctgaacaaggataactatctctcttggtcggctgccctagaaattgggataacctGTCATGGTCGCCTGTCCtacattactggggagaagcctgcaccttcaaaaaccgatccgcgatgggctacttgggcgttggaagatagtcaggttaaagtatggattattagttctgtttctgcagatattcagcctttgatcttgcgtaaatcgactgcctacgacatgtggactatgcttgcacggatgtatggccgtaagaagagagtattgcgtacataccaaatcaaacgtagcatatactctcttaaacagggtgacttgtctgtagccgctttctttgcagccctgaagactaagtgggaggaacttgactaccatgtgaatgatgactggcactgtgggtctgatcatgccttgtactgggacaaagaatggatggatcggacgtttattttccttggaggcttacgcgatgaatttgaatccattaggagccaaattctcaattgtgacgaggtccccggaattgaagaagtgtatgcccgtgtggaatctgaggaacagcgtcgccaggtgatgcatattgacaccagtcaggggagttctccttcagcctttgttagtcgtgcttctgggattggacagcgtcctgctcggcggtgtagccattgcaacaaatcaggtcattctgttgatttttgttgggatcttcatcctgagaggcggcttgtccggggtcgtcctccttctagccgccggagtccttctgtgcctgagcctagtcagagtagtccttcaaatgttgccaaatctaagatttcctccgatcaaatcaaagaactgcaagcgtatatcagccggctgtctactactcaggaggatgcttccacgtctgagggggctaagttagcccaagctctcgtggccactagtgaccaaggtaattcctcacatggtgattggattgttgacagtggcgctacgcatcatatgacaggggaccctaagatgttccaagaatacaaattgtcttcggggcagcaacgtgtatctatggctgatggttcttctatctctgtggctggaaaagggagtttgtccttgttaaataaatacggtcttcataatgctcttcatgttcccaatattcctgtgaatttgttatctgtcagtagtattactaaagaaacttgatcctcggtctgtcaagattgtcttcctggggtattccttcactcagaagggatacaaatgtgttgatcctaccacctctaaagtctatgtttcccgggacgtcaccttccatgaacatgaggcatactttcatgtgaatcctctttagggggagtatctagggcactgtagtgaagagtattcttcaaatcagttgattcagtttacagatttcttggattacaaggccagtgacagtgtggcagacacagtcagagatgatagagaccgtcacatggacgagggtcttgttgataatcagcctacagcccgtgatcatttgtttggccaggtgtacagaaggaagaagacagatgtgattgaaaatgttgatgtaaccaatcccaatcctgtgagctctccggatgacccaagtctaatcaatgaagagcttcctatagccctgcgcaagggcaccaggtcttgtacttctcatcctattcagagatttgtctcttatgcgaaattgagtaccttagtttacccaaatctctaagatcaaattcagcagctaacctctccttcactcaccaggccatctctctgtttaatgaatagggtgtgatcaccatttccctgtttgtcaTTGTTGAaaaagtggaataacattttctctctcctagggttgcggttgtgcacctaggttagagcttctccgtggttttcacctctctttgaggttttccacgtatattgtgtgttccttttctttctctccatcttggtgtgtgtttctacatggtatcagagccaacgcgtgagagatcgttggtgtgatagtcgtgtttccgccgtgtttctttgccgctgctgtttccgccgttttttttttctgccgctgctgcgccgccgccgtccagcgctgccagctgcgccgccaccgtccagcgctgccggctgcgccgccatcgtccaacgcggttgttctctgctgcgttgccgctgtccagcgccgccgccgtccagcgccgccgccgtccagcgccgctgcctcttgtttgtcgtctctggtgctgggtattctttctccttggtgattgtgatggccgaggagatgtccctcaagatcgatgatgccctagactcgggcagcaataccaagagagagatcttgcctgttcaagtcacctccatccggttgaacaaggataactatctctcttggtcggctgccctagaaattgggataaccagtcgtggtcgcctgccctacattactggggagaagcctgcaccttcaaaaaccgatccgcgatgggctacttggacgttggaagatagtcaggttaaagtatggattattagttctgtttctgcagatattcagcctttgatcttgcgtaaatcgactgcctacgacatgtggactgtgcttgcacgaatgtatggccgtaagaagagagtagtgcgt from Nymphaea colorata isolate Beijing-Zhang1983 chromosome 6, ASM883128v2, whole genome shotgun sequence includes these protein-coding regions:
- the LOC116255934 gene encoding pentatricopeptide repeat-containing protein At5g67570, chloroplastic-like produces the protein MAEAQHSTAAASGGATQPGINGGSRGQRSAEAEGAALGSARQGQATSCRGVGRQRRLSDVSVRQKMHWNRCLEPYVVVYNSVLNACATHKRWKGAVWVLEKLKHNGLKPSSATYGLAMEVMLKAGKYVLVHKSFGKMRKRGLAPNSHTYKVLVTAYWREGKIDDAVEAVLDMERRGVVGSASVYYELACCNLQ